A genomic region of bacterium contains the following coding sequences:
- a CDS encoding PolC-type DNA polymerase III: MSPVDSPTVAPSDPAASPFYQLLQQIPLQCFEQERFLQAELLGVQVYPERGLLLLGIKMPQAVPPATYSLVSNYLKDTLPNVRRVVLDVHYAPSAVTLADYLAAHEKDLLFCLGEEAEIAEGWFSHYQYQAQGTTLNFEVPHELARQQLDRKAFPKRLADLLKTRTGIEPKVELVINGSILPETPLAAEEKPVGFAAPKAPQPVVIYGRKIAEEPQSMQVKEECNGLVVQGEIIHYENFTTRSGRILVKMTITDYTDSLDIRLFHENDGKFKGGLKERDWVRVRGDLRPDKYSNDELTMTAKDIMKMAPPETRKDRAAEKRVELHCHTQMSRMDGLSKIDRLIERAAQWGHPAIAITDHGVVQAYPEARAAAKKHGIKLILGMEGYLVDEFKREKGMEIYHIIILVKNKTGLKNLYQLVSKSHLDYFYKRPLIPKALLQEKREGLILGSACEQGEVWQHLLEGDKPLEEVADFYDYIEIQPCANNEFMVADGKVKDMEELQSLTKRIYETGKKLGKPVVATGDSHFLEPQDDVYRKIIHAGMGYGVERQAPLYFKTTDELKEDFAYFGEEMAHELVVKGPRQIAEMIEDVEPLPTQTLSPMWEGADELLRKTATEQAHALYGSPLPDFIEKRLQKELNAIINNKFSTLYVIAMKLVKKSMADGYIVGSRGSVGSSFVAFLCGITEVNPLMPHWRCDSGHWSEFPPNPASMAGVDLAPKNCPICGKDSIRDGFSIAFEVFMGFKGDKMPDIDLNFSGEYQHEAHKYVEELFGKDHCFRAGTISAVQDKIAFGFVKKFVEEAGRNPRNAELNRLVKGCSGVSKTTGQHPGGIVILPKEFDITDVCPVQYPADNKERDVITTHFDFASMHDCLVKLDILGHDNPTSLKRLETVTGVDVLKIPLNDPKTMSLFSSTQALNLKDKTDKDLGTLGVPEFGTQFAMDMLRDTKPTRFEHLARLSGLAHGTDVWLGNAQELIKKGTATLSTVISTRDDMLNDLVARGMEEALAFKIMEDVRKGKGLKPEYEQAMAAAKVPAWYIDSCKKIKYIFPKAHAVAYCVMSFRIAYFKVHHPLAFYADFFTNKSFGFDATVACGGPGRVKERIKLIRSLEKPTNKELDEASILEVVEEVYARGLKFLPVDIYRSDSRQFQVQEDGGEKKLRPPLIGLPGLGETAADAIQEERAKGEFSTIEDLVERCGVNKNVVEILKGHGCLKAMPESNQATLF, encoded by the coding sequence ATGAGTCCCGTCGATAGCCCCACTGTCGCCCCTTCCGACCCGGCCGCCTCCCCCTTCTACCAACTGCTGCAACAGATCCCACTCCAATGTTTCGAGCAAGAGCGTTTCCTCCAGGCCGAACTTTTGGGGGTCCAGGTCTATCCGGAGAGGGGCCTTCTGCTCCTGGGGATCAAGATGCCCCAGGCGGTTCCGCCGGCCACCTACAGCTTGGTCTCCAACTATTTGAAAGATACCCTTCCGAACGTGCGCCGGGTGGTGCTGGACGTCCATTACGCCCCTTCCGCCGTGACCCTGGCGGATTACCTGGCCGCCCATGAGAAGGACCTGCTCTTCTGCCTGGGCGAAGAGGCGGAGATCGCCGAAGGTTGGTTCTCCCATTACCAATACCAGGCCCAAGGGACGACCCTGAACTTCGAGGTCCCCCATGAGCTGGCCCGGCAACAGTTGGACCGTAAGGCATTCCCCAAGCGCCTAGCCGACCTTTTGAAGACCCGCACCGGGATCGAGCCCAAAGTGGAACTGGTCATCAATGGTTCCATCCTTCCCGAAACGCCGTTGGCCGCGGAGGAGAAGCCCGTGGGGTTCGCCGCTCCCAAGGCCCCCCAACCGGTCGTCATCTATGGACGCAAGATCGCCGAGGAGCCCCAGTCCATGCAGGTCAAGGAAGAGTGCAACGGGTTGGTGGTGCAGGGCGAGATCATCCACTACGAGAACTTCACCACCCGGAGCGGGCGCATCCTGGTCAAGATGACCATCACCGACTATACCGATTCCCTGGATATCCGGCTTTTCCACGAGAACGACGGAAAGTTCAAGGGCGGCCTCAAGGAACGGGATTGGGTCAGGGTGCGGGGTGACCTTCGGCCCGACAAGTATTCCAACGACGAGCTCACCATGACGGCCAAGGACATCATGAAGATGGCGCCGCCGGAGACCCGCAAGGACCGGGCCGCCGAGAAGCGCGTCGAACTCCACTGCCACACCCAGATGAGCCGCATGGACGGCCTTTCCAAGATCGACCGCCTCATCGAGCGGGCGGCCCAGTGGGGCCATCCCGCCATCGCCATCACGGACCACGGGGTGGTGCAGGCCTACCCGGAAGCCCGGGCGGCCGCCAAAAAACACGGCATCAAGCTGATCCTGGGGATGGAAGGCTACCTGGTGGACGAGTTCAAGCGCGAAAAGGGCATGGAGATCTACCACATCATCATCCTGGTCAAGAACAAGACCGGCCTGAAGAACCTTTACCAATTGGTGAGCAAGAGCCACCTGGATTACTTCTATAAAAGGCCCCTTATCCCCAAGGCTCTCCTGCAGGAGAAGCGGGAAGGGCTCATCCTGGGATCGGCCTGCGAGCAGGGGGAAGTTTGGCAGCACCTTCTGGAAGGGGACAAACCCCTGGAGGAAGTTGCCGATTTCTACGATTACATCGAGATCCAGCCCTGTGCCAACAATGAGTTCATGGTGGCCGACGGCAAGGTCAAGGACATGGAAGAGCTTCAATCCCTCACCAAGCGCATCTATGAGACGGGGAAGAAGCTGGGAAAACCGGTGGTGGCCACCGGGGACTCCCATTTTCTGGAGCCCCAGGACGATGTCTATCGCAAGATCATCCATGCCGGCATGGGTTACGGCGTGGAGCGCCAGGCTCCCCTTTATTTCAAGACGACCGACGAATTGAAGGAAGACTTCGCCTATTTCGGCGAGGAGATGGCCCATGAACTGGTGGTGAAAGGGCCCCGGCAGATCGCCGAGATGATTGAGGACGTGGAACCCTTGCCGACCCAGACCCTGTCCCCCATGTGGGAAGGGGCGGATGAGCTTTTGCGAAAGACGGCCACCGAGCAGGCCCATGCCCTCTATGGTTCACCGCTCCCGGATTTCATCGAAAAACGCCTCCAAAAAGAGTTGAACGCCATCATCAACAACAAGTTCTCCACCCTTTATGTCATCGCCATGAAGCTGGTGAAGAAGTCCATGGCCGACGGCTATATCGTCGGGAGCAGGGGTAGCGTCGGCAGTTCCTTCGTGGCCTTCCTCTGCGGCATCACCGAGGTGAACCCTTTGATGCCCCACTGGCGTTGCGATAGCGGCCATTGGTCCGAGTTCCCGCCCAACCCGGCCTCCATGGCGGGCGTGGACCTGGCTCCCAAGAACTGCCCCATTTGCGGCAAGGATTCCATCCGGGACGGGTTCTCCATCGCCTTCGAGGTCTTCATGGGGTTCAAGGGCGATAAGATGCCGGACATCGACCTCAACTTCTCGGGCGAGTACCAGCATGAAGCCCATAAATACGTGGAAGAGCTTTTCGGCAAGGACCATTGCTTCCGAGCCGGCACCATTTCGGCCGTTCAGGACAAGATCGCCTTCGGCTTCGTGAAGAAGTTCGTGGAGGAGGCGGGCCGCAATCCGAGGAACGCGGAGTTGAACCGGTTGGTGAAAGGCTGCTCGGGCGTCTCCAAGACGACCGGCCAGCATCCGGGCGGCATCGTCATCCTGCCCAAGGAGTTCGACATCACCGACGTCTGCCCGGTCCAGTACCCGGCCGACAACAAGGAACGGGATGTCATCACCACCCACTTCGATTTCGCCAGCATGCACGACTGCCTGGTGAAGCTCGACATCCTGGGCCATGACAACCCGACCAGCCTGAAGCGCCTGGAGACCGTGACGGGCGTGGATGTCCTCAAGATCCCCCTGAACGACCCCAAGACCATGAGCCTTTTCTCGTCCACCCAGGCCCTCAACCTCAAGGACAAGACGGATAAGGACCTGGGGACCCTGGGGGTTCCCGAGTTCGGCACCCAGTTCGCCATGGACATGCTCCGGGACACCAAGCCGACCCGCTTCGAGCATTTGGCCCGTCTTTCCGGGCTCGCCCATGGGACCGACGTGTGGCTCGGCAACGCCCAGGAGCTCATCAAGAAGGGAACGGCGACATTGTCGACCGTCATCTCGACCCGTGACGACATGCTGAACGACCTCGTGGCCCGGGGCATGGAAGAGGCCCTGGCCTTCAAGATCATGGAGGATGTTCGCAAGGGAAAGGGCCTCAAGCCCGAGTACGAGCAGGCCATGGCGGCCGCCAAGGTCCCGGCCTGGTACATCGACAGCTGCAAGAAGATCAAGTACATCTTCCCCAAGGCCCATGCGGTGGCCTATTGCGTGATGAGTTTCCGGATCGCCTATTTCAAGGTGCACCATCCCCTGGCCTTCTACGCCGACTTCTTCACCAACAAGTCCTTCGGCTTCGACGCCACGGTCGCCTGCGGGGGCCCGGGCCGGGTGAAAGAACGCATCAAGCTCATCCGCTCCCTGGAAAAACCGACCAATAAGGAACTGGACGAGGCCTCCATCCTGGAAGTGGTGGAGGAGGTCTATGCCCGGGGCCTGAAGTTCCTGCCGGTCGATATCTACAGGTCCGACAGCCGCCAGTTCCAGGTCCAGGAGGATGGCGGGGAAAAGAAGCTGCGCCCGCCTTTGATCGGCCTTCCGGGCTTGGGGGAGACCGCCGCCGACGCCATCCAGGAAGAACGCGCCAAAGGGGAGTTCTCGACCATCGAGGACCTGGTGGAGCGCTGCGGCGTGAACAAGAACGTGGTGGAGATCCTCAAGGGCCATGGGTGCCTGAAGGCCATGCCCGAATCCAACCAGGCCACTCTCTTCTAA
- a CDS encoding sterol desaturase family protein: MKIILLAFLFCFLLERAFPGWKLPPVKTWSLRVVCVNLIQLLVVLLAGITWERWLSSWSVFHLGSSMGPLTGGFLAYFIATFVFYWWHRWRHKVDLLWLAFHQIHHSPQRIEVITSFYKHPGEMIVNSLIGSVLVYTVLGLSLEAGAIYTLCTALGEFFYHTNVKTPHWVGFFFQRPEMHRIHHRYQKHRNNYGDIVWWDMLFGTYENPKNFDYTCGFDDEKEQRLFHMLAYKDVHKSI; the protein is encoded by the coding sequence ATGAAGATCATCCTTCTTGCGTTCCTTTTTTGTTTTCTTTTGGAAAGGGCATTCCCGGGTTGGAAATTACCACCGGTCAAGACCTGGTCCCTGCGTGTGGTTTGTGTCAATCTCATCCAACTTTTGGTCGTGCTCCTGGCGGGGATCACTTGGGAACGCTGGCTTTCTTCTTGGTCCGTTTTCCATCTAGGCTCTTCGATGGGGCCTTTGACCGGTGGATTTCTCGCCTATTTCATCGCCACTTTTGTTTTTTATTGGTGGCACCGTTGGCGTCATAAGGTCGATCTTCTTTGGCTCGCGTTCCACCAAATTCACCATAGCCCCCAACGGATCGAAGTCATCACGTCCTTCTATAAACACCCCGGGGAAATGATCGTCAATTCTCTCATCGGCAGCGTTTTGGTCTATACGGTGTTGGGTCTTTCCCTGGAGGCGGGAGCCATTTATACCCTTTGTACCGCTCTTGGGGAGTTTTTCTATCACACGAACGTAAAAACCCCACATTGGGTTGGATTCTTTTTTCAAAGGCCCGAAATGCATCGGATCCATCATCGTTACCAAAAACACCGGAACAATTACGGCGATATCGTTTGGTGGGATATGTTGTTCGGCACTTATGAAAATCCAAAAAATTTCGACTACACCTGTGGGTTCGATGACGAAAAAGAACAGAGACTCTTCCACATGCTGGCTTATAAAGACGTTCATAAAAGTATTTGA
- the rimP gene encoding ribosome maturation factor RimP: MAFPDASLNAQLWDLAERVAQDNFLELFELKTHPQGGKLVLTVALDKKSGPVTLDDCTAVSRDLEKKLDELDLIKTSYLLEVSSPGLDRPLRNLEDCLRFQGSMAQFTLAEPLEGLVSFQGRLLGTDGARVQVQVGKERTVWVPYALVKAARLVVE; this comes from the coding sequence ATGGCATTCCCGGACGCGAGCTTGAACGCCCAGTTGTGGGACTTGGCCGAACGGGTGGCCCAGGACAACTTTTTGGAGCTTTTCGAGCTCAAGACCCATCCCCAGGGCGGGAAGCTGGTCCTGACGGTGGCCTTGGACAAGAAAAGCGGGCCCGTGACCCTGGACGATTGCACGGCGGTCAGCCGGGACCTGGAGAAGAAGCTGGACGAGCTGGACCTGATCAAGACCAGCTACTTGCTGGAGGTGTCCTCGCCGGGGCTGGACCGCCCCTTGAGGAACCTGGAGGACTGCCTTAGGTTCCAGGGGAGCATGGCCCAGTTCACCTTGGCCGAGCCCCTGGAGGGCTTGGTGAGCTTCCAAGGCCGGTTGTTGGGAACGGATGGGGCGCGGGTCCAGGTGCAGGTGGGGAAGGAACGGACGGTCTGGGTGCCTTACGCCCTGGTGAAGGCCGCCCGTCTGGTCGTGGAATGA
- the nusA gene encoding transcription termination factor NusA, whose amino-acid sequence MSNELALVMSQLEHTKRIDKKKLVEAIQAALSSAAKKVYGAAQEVDVEFDELNYEFKAYYLKEVVDEITDANTQLILSDARKLDKDAEVGGVIKVRIPAEQFGRIAAQTAKQVIVQRVQDAERQSVYDQFKEKEGDLITGSVLRYEGRNVILSLGDTEALMPAKEQVPRERYSTGERMKFYVLEVRKTLKGPAIIVSRAHPNLVRKLFELEVPEIYEGAVKIESVAREAGARTKISVRSMGDDRVDAVGACVGVKGIRVQNIVDEIRGEKVDIVRWDDDPHNYLSNALSPAKIARIVFHPEVSSAEVIVPNDQLSLAIGKKGQNARLAARLTGIKIDIKSEEQYALEERARMDAHFQQIQQEVPQDLADAKIEAPSAGAASHLTEEDRKDAPPDEIDEGAVKGESAPLAPELTKDENGMPTIPASPVLAEESPAPEGQGE is encoded by the coding sequence ATGAGCAACGAACTAGCCCTGGTGATGAGCCAGTTGGAACATACCAAGCGCATCGACAAGAAGAAACTCGTCGAGGCGATCCAAGCCGCCCTGTCCTCTGCGGCCAAGAAGGTCTATGGCGCCGCCCAGGAAGTGGACGTGGAGTTCGACGAGCTCAACTATGAGTTCAAGGCCTATTACCTGAAAGAGGTCGTGGACGAGATCACCGACGCCAACACCCAATTGATCCTTTCCGACGCCCGGAAGCTCGACAAGGACGCCGAGGTGGGAGGAGTCATCAAGGTCCGCATTCCCGCCGAACAGTTCGGCCGCATCGCCGCCCAGACCGCCAAGCAGGTCATCGTTCAGCGCGTGCAGGACGCCGAGCGCCAGAGCGTTTATGACCAGTTCAAGGAAAAGGAAGGCGACCTCATCACGGGCAGCGTGCTGCGTTACGAGGGCCGGAACGTCATCCTGTCCCTCGGCGACACCGAGGCCCTCATGCCCGCCAAGGAACAGGTGCCCCGCGAGCGTTACTCGACCGGTGAACGCATGAAGTTCTACGTGCTGGAGGTCCGCAAGACCCTCAAGGGCCCCGCCATCATCGTGTCCCGGGCCCATCCGAACCTGGTGCGCAAGCTGTTCGAACTCGAGGTTCCGGAGATCTACGAAGGGGCGGTCAAGATCGAGAGCGTGGCTCGCGAGGCCGGCGCCCGCACCAAGATCTCGGTGCGCTCCATGGGCGACGACCGCGTGGACGCGGTGGGAGCCTGCGTGGGCGTCAAGGGCATCCGCGTGCAGAACATCGTCGACGAGATCCGCGGAGAAAAGGTGGACATCGTCCGCTGGGACGATGACCCGCACAACTACCTCTCCAACGCCCTTTCGCCCGCCAAGATCGCCCGTATCGTGTTCCATCCCGAGGTTTCCTCGGCCGAGGTCATCGTGCCCAACGACCAGCTGTCGCTGGCCATCGGCAAGAAGGGGCAGAACGCGCGGCTGGCCGCGCGCCTGACGGGCATCAAGATCGACATCAAGAGCGAGGAACAATACGCCCTGGAGGAGCGCGCCCGCATGGACGCCCATTTCCAGCAGATCCAGCAGGAGGTCCCGCAGGACCTGGCCGACGCCAAGATCGAAGCGCCCAGCGCCGGGGCCGCCTCCCATTTGACCGAGGAGGACCGCAAGGACGCGCCTCCCGACGAGATCGACGAAGGCGCCGTGAAGGGCGAAAGCGCCCCGCTGGCCCCTGAATTGACCAAGGACGAGAACGGGATGCCGACCATCCCCGCTTCCCCGGTGTTGGCCGAGGAAAGTCCCGCGCCGGAAGGACAGGGGGAATAA
- a CDS encoding glycosyltransferase, which produces MKIALVTDTYFPRINGVSTSTQIFAEEFAKLGHEVHIYAPAFPNHIDESLPYKVFRFPSFYLFFDPEDRLGMPWKDKKLVQRFIDEKYDIVHTQTPFTIGGPAVKWARKSGAKVVHTYHTLFAAYTEHYLWFLPKSFGVWYAKSASRRYCNACDLLITPSSEMKNVLLSYDVTKPVEVIPTGIRLERFRGKDPERFRKLKGYKPEDQVVLFMGRVAEEKNIDFLMRIVHRLKPKVPNLQFLIAGEGAAKKHLEKMALDLKMQDYVHFAGYLSKDDWRDCYAGSDLFVFASITETQGLVVTEAMAAETPVVAVAEMGIKDVMASGRGGLTTGLNEDEFADAVLRMLTDKALYAQKKSETLAEADRWSSGSMARRMIEAYEKILKN; this is translated from the coding sequence TTGAAGATCGCTCTCGTCACCGATACCTATTTCCCCCGTATCAACGGCGTGTCCACCTCCACCCAGATCTTCGCCGAGGAGTTCGCCAAGCTGGGGCACGAGGTCCACATCTACGCCCCCGCCTTCCCGAACCATATCGACGAAAGCCTTCCTTACAAGGTCTTCCGGTTCCCGTCCTTCTATCTTTTCTTCGACCCCGAGGACCGCCTGGGAATGCCCTGGAAGGATAAGAAGCTCGTCCAACGGTTCATCGACGAGAAGTACGATATCGTGCACACCCAGACCCCCTTCACCATCGGGGGTCCGGCGGTGAAGTGGGCCCGCAAGTCGGGGGCGAAGGTGGTGCATACCTACCACACCCTTTTCGCGGCCTACACGGAGCATTATCTCTGGTTCCTGCCCAAATCCTTCGGGGTCTGGTACGCCAAGAGCGCCAGCCGGCGCTACTGCAACGCCTGTGACCTGCTGATCACCCCTTCCAGCGAGATGAAGAACGTCCTCTTGAGCTACGACGTGACCAAGCCGGTGGAGGTCATCCCGACGGGCATCCGCTTGGAGCGGTTCCGGGGCAAGGACCCGGAACGGTTCCGGAAACTCAAGGGCTACAAGCCCGAGGACCAGGTCGTCCTCTTCATGGGGCGGGTGGCCGAGGAGAAGAACATCGACTTCCTCATGCGGATCGTGCACCGCCTTAAACCGAAGGTCCCGAACCTCCAGTTCCTCATCGCCGGCGAGGGAGCCGCCAAGAAGCATCTGGAGAAGATGGCCCTGGACCTGAAGATGCAGGATTACGTGCATTTCGCCGGCTACCTGAGCAAGGACGATTGGCGGGACTGCTATGCCGGTTCCGACCTTTTCGTCTTCGCCTCCATCACCGAGACCCAAGGGTTGGTGGTGACCGAAGCCATGGCCGCCGAGACCCCCGTGGTGGCGGTGGCCGAGATGGGTATCAAGGACGTGATGGCGTCGGGCCGAGGCGGCCTGACGACGGGCCTGAATGAGGACGAATTTGCCGATGCGGTCCTGCGGATGCTCACGGACAAGGCCCTGTACGCGCAGAAGAAGTCCGAGACCCTGGCCGAGGCCGACCGCTGGTCCTCCGGGTCCATGGCCCGGCGGATGATCGAAGCCTACGAAAAGATCCTTAAAAACTGA
- a CDS encoding DUF1207 domain-containing protein, producing MRKSRRKNFFLSWGLLCELCVLCGSIVVPAFAQETWTFLPVAPLFQPLYGDLREPHTGLTAYGDKTRFEGAVGSTFEFLQYLPKDGTRWGWGVFGDGTILLDEDGATFPMQAGDWNVGMYVSEVSGDLSHRLEFQHRSAHLGDALQGIRNPIFFSRENFNYALAFRPSPDLTFYSKLGAWWNMAPHGAALFASAGAEVFTGPADLWGTVLRGYTSGDLRWIQEIEVLDQTYQVGLLWKFKEAESRDIRLALVYYNGNSQFGQFLRDHDEHFGFGLFFDP from the coding sequence TTGAGGAAAAGTCGTCGGAAAAATTTTTTCCTTTCTTGGGGCCTTCTCTGTGAACTCTGTGTTCTCTGTGGTTCGATAGTCGTTCCTGCTTTTGCCCAGGAAACCTGGACCTTCCTCCCCGTCGCTCCCCTTTTTCAGCCCCTATATGGCGATCTGCGGGAGCCCCATACGGGCCTGACCGCCTATGGCGACAAGACCCGGTTCGAGGGGGCCGTGGGCTCCACCTTCGAGTTCCTCCAATACTTGCCGAAGGACGGTACTCGATGGGGCTGGGGGGTCTTCGGCGACGGGACCATCCTTTTGGACGAGGACGGGGCGACCTTTCCCATGCAAGCGGGGGATTGGAACGTGGGGATGTATGTGAGCGAGGTTTCCGGGGACCTTTCCCACCGTTTGGAATTCCAGCACCGAAGCGCCCACCTGGGGGATGCCCTGCAAGGGATCCGGAACCCGATCTTCTTCAGCCGGGAGAACTTCAATTACGCCCTGGCTTTCCGGCCTTCCCCGGACCTTACCTTCTATTCCAAACTGGGTGCCTGGTGGAACATGGCGCCCCATGGAGCGGCCCTGTTCGCTTCCGCGGGAGCCGAGGTTTTCACCGGTCCGGCCGACCTTTGGGGAACCGTCCTGCGGGGCTACACCTCGGGTGACCTGCGCTGGATCCAGGAGATCGAGGTCCTGGACCAGACCTATCAGGTGGGCCTTTTGTGGAAGTTCAAGGAAGCGGAAAGCCGGGACATCCGCCTAGCCCTGGTCTATTACAACGGGAATTCCCAGTTCGGGCAGTTCCTCCGGGATCACGACGAGCATTTCGGGTTCGGATTGTTCTTCGATCCATAA
- a CDS encoding DUF1207 domain-containing protein produces the protein MKAEEDRLLFLPSHPAFDRLIGDPREPQNAILANLTYPRFEGSVGPTLEFLQWVPKDGSRWGWGIWGASFIELDSLGHFTYPERASDWYLGMYFSETSGVLSNRLDYTHVSSHLGDELFLAIPRFIYTRESFRWITSFTPSEQVRLYGGAGYSPHVAPMEKPFFFHLGAELYTGYFDFLLGTTGRGYFTYDLKVKDEAGSVTNQDFQWGFQWKGKRESEGGVRLALTYYNGNSEYGQFYEVRDNHWGLGVFFDP, from the coding sequence TTGAAAGCGGAGGAGGACCGGCTTTTGTTCCTGCCGTCCCATCCGGCCTTTGACCGGCTCATCGGTGATCCCCGGGAACCGCAGAACGCCATCCTGGCCAACCTGACCTATCCCCGCTTCGAAGGGTCCGTGGGCCCGACGCTGGAGTTCCTCCAATGGGTCCCGAAGGACGGGAGCCGCTGGGGCTGGGGCATCTGGGGGGCCAGTTTCATCGAACTGGACTCCCTCGGCCATTTCACCTATCCCGAAAGGGCGAGCGATTGGTACCTGGGCATGTACTTCAGCGAAACATCGGGGGTCCTCTCGAACCGGCTGGACTATACCCATGTCAGTTCCCACCTGGGCGACGAGCTCTTCCTGGCCATCCCGCGTTTCATCTACACCCGGGAGAGTTTCCGGTGGATCACTTCCTTCACGCCCTCCGAGCAAGTCCGGCTTTACGGCGGGGCCGGTTATTCCCCCCATGTGGCGCCCATGGAAAAACCCTTTTTCTTCCATTTGGGCGCCGAACTCTACACCGGTTATTTTGACTTCCTTTTGGGCACGACGGGACGCGGTTATTTCACCTATGACCTCAAGGTCAAGGATGAAGCGGGGAGCGTCACGAACCAGGATTTCCAATGGGGCTTCCAATGGAAAGGAAAAAGGGAGAGCGAGGGTGGCGTGCGGCTGGCCCTGACCTACTACAACGGCAACAGCGAGTACGGCCAGTTCTACGAGGTGCGGGACAACCATTGGGGTCTGGGCGTGTTCTTCGATCCCTGA